A single genomic interval of Rhodothermia bacterium harbors:
- a CDS encoding rhodanese-like domain-containing protein, with translation MPTSALFYDNEVGTILIRAKNNKMRLFLLFILLFVAACNKPSQTTGTTAGGITEADVVAFAEAVKQPDAQVVDVRTAQEFGMGHLAKARNIDIMAPGFENRVQLLDKEKPVLLYCAVGSRSARAAEVMSSMGFKSVTNLSGGIQAWGSAGMPIE, from the coding sequence ATGCCCACTTCGGCTTTGTTCTATGACAACGAAGTGGGCACTATTCTTATAAGAGCAAAAAATAACAAAATGCGTTTATTTCTTTTATTTATACTTCTCTTTGTGGCAGCTTGTAACAAGCCATCCCAAACGACAGGGACAACTGCTGGAGGCATTACCGAGGCCGACGTTGTAGCCTTTGCGGAAGCGGTAAAACAACCCGATGCGCAAGTTGTGGACGTCCGGACGGCACAAGAATTTGGTATGGGACACTTGGCCAAAGCGCGTAACATAGACATTATGGCGCCGGGCTTCGAAAATCGGGTACAACTGCTGGACAAAGAAAAACCGGTTTTACTCTATTGTGCGGTAGGAAGCCGGAGCGCACGCGCCGCAGAAGTAATGAGTAGCATGGGTTTTAAATCCGTTACCAACCTTAGTGGCGGTATTCAGGCTTGGGGAAGTGCTGGAATGCCGATTGAATAA
- the thyA gene encoding thymidylate synthase → MQAYLDLIETVLTNGKRKPNRTGIDTLSCFAQNYRVDLADGYPLLTTKKVFFDAMLRETLWYLSGDDHIRDLRQYTKIWNDWADADGNLETAYGRFWRRFPIPAMAEALGVEAWATDQNPHTKKEADGSFSFDQIGFVINELKRNPFSRRLVVSAWHPANATVSKLPPCHFTWVLNVQPDEHGNPMTLNCHLTQRSADIALGVPFNLACYALLTQAIAQEVGLQIGEFVHTLVDAHVYVNHIDGLKEQLKRKPKRLPTLEIATKPLNDLVFEDFKLIGYDHHPYLKFEVAV, encoded by the coding sequence GTGCAAGCATACTTAGACCTCATAGAAACCGTCTTGACCAACGGTAAACGCAAGCCAAACAGAACGGGCATAGACACCCTTTCATGTTTTGCGCAAAATTACCGCGTTGACCTTGCCGACGGCTACCCGCTACTCACCACCAAGAAAGTGTTTTTTGATGCCATGTTGCGGGAAACCTTGTGGTATCTGTCTGGCGATGACCATATCCGAGATTTGCGCCAATACACCAAGATTTGGAATGACTGGGCGGATGCGGACGGTAACTTGGAAACTGCTTATGGGCGTTTTTGGCGACGCTTTCCGATTCCGGCAATGGCTGAAGCGTTAGGTGTTGAGGCTTGGGCAACCGATCAAAACCCACATACAAAAAAAGAGGCCGATGGGTCGTTCTCATTCGATCAAATTGGGTTCGTGATAAACGAATTAAAACGGAATCCGTTCTCCCGCCGCTTAGTGGTTTCAGCTTGGCATCCGGCGAACGCGACGGTCAGTAAATTGCCGCCTTGCCATTTTACATGGGTACTGAATGTTCAGCCAGATGAACACGGCAATCCTATGACATTAAATTGCCACCTTACACAACGAAGTGCAGATATTGCATTGGGTGTGCCATTTAATCTGGCATGTTATGCACTGCTCACGCAAGCCATTGCGCAGGAGGTAGGCTTACAAATTGGGGAGTTTGTTCACACCTTGGTTGATGCCCATGTTTATGTGAACCACATTGACGGCCTGAAAGAACAACTTAAACGGAAGCCAAAGCGGTTACCGACATTGGAAATCGCCACTAAGCCTTTAAATGATTTGGTTTTTGA
- a CDS encoding MBL fold metallo-hydrolase produces MFFKMITDTKLAQNAFLIGCQRTGEALIIDPERDVDTYHKAAAAEGLKLVAAAETHIHADFASGMRELASQGIKVYVSDEGDVNWKYEWAKDNNYDAVFIKDGDVFRVGNIEIKVVKTPGHTPEHVCFLVTDIGGGATEPMGMATGDYIFVGDVGRPDLLESAAGVVGAMDSSARVLYNTLQDFFDMPDYIKLWPGHGAGSACGKALGAIPDTTVGYEKRFNASVSFAAKSEQEFVDFILDGQPEPPLYFARMKKMNKEGWDILGQMPVPKAFSVADLKAFLADKANVLVDTRFDRDAFAASHAAGAIYAPFNKTFNTVAGSLIEAGQKMALLIAENHVDEAVRDLVRVGLDEVVGYVTPEVWGQYVDELQPTEHITRIKFDKLPEVLDQTNAFILDVRNVTEFEEGHLPEAHNLAYTRLIPRLAEVPQNRTIAVHCKSGARAASAVSYLKRRGFDVVYIDDAVENGLRLAEEAVAA; encoded by the coding sequence ATGTTCTTTAAGATGATCACCGACACCAAGTTGGCACAAAATGCCTTCCTAATTGGGTGCCAACGCACCGGCGAAGCGCTTATTATAGACCCAGAACGTGATGTGGACACCTATCACAAAGCCGCCGCCGCCGAAGGGCTGAAGTTGGTAGCCGCCGCAGAAACACATATCCATGCCGATTTTGCATCTGGTATGCGCGAATTGGCTTCGCAAGGGATAAAAGTTTATGTATCGGACGAAGGGGATGTAAACTGGAAGTATGAGTGGGCAAAAGACAATAACTATGACGCTGTTTTCATAAAAGACGGTGATGTTTTTAGGGTGGGCAATATCGAGATCAAAGTCGTAAAAACACCAGGGCATACGCCAGAGCATGTTTGCTTCTTGGTAACAGACATTGGCGGAGGTGCAACCGAGCCGATGGGCATGGCCACCGGAGACTATATTTTTGTCGGAGATGTAGGCCGGCCAGACCTGCTTGAAAGTGCTGCTGGTGTGGTTGGTGCAATGGATAGCTCCGCACGGGTTTTGTACAACACCTTACAAGACTTTTTTGATATGCCAGACTACATCAAACTCTGGCCGGGGCACGGAGCCGGATCGGCCTGTGGGAAAGCCCTTGGTGCAATCCCTGACACCACGGTTGGTTATGAAAAACGCTTCAATGCCTCCGTCTCTTTTGCAGCCAAATCCGAGCAAGAATTTGTGGACTTTATCTTGGATGGCCAACCTGAGCCGCCCTTGTATTTTGCACGGATGAAAAAAATGAATAAAGAGGGTTGGGACATTTTAGGGCAAATGCCCGTTCCCAAAGCCTTTAGCGTAGCAGATTTAAAGGCATTCCTTGCGGATAAAGCCAATGTATTGGTGGATACAAGATTTGACCGAGACGCATTTGCAGCATCACATGCAGCCGGAGCCATTTATGCACCGTTCAATAAAACATTCAATACCGTGGCTGGTTCATTGATCGAAGCTGGACAAAAAATGGCTTTATTGATTGCCGAAAACCATGTGGACGAAGCCGTTCGGGATCTTGTACGGGTAGGACTTGACGAGGTCGTCGGGTACGTTACACCAGAAGTCTGGGGGCAATATGTGGATGAACTCCAACCAACAGAGCACATTACGCGGATTAAGTTCGACAAACTGCCGGAAGTATTAGACCAAACGAACGCCTTTATTTTGGATGTGCGCAACGTAACCGAGTTTGAAGAAGGCCACTTACCGGAAGCACACAACTTGGCTTATACCCGCCTGATCCCTCGCCTCGCAGAAGTACCACAAAACCGCACCATTGCCGTCCATTGCAAATCCGGTGCACGTGCTGCTTCAGCCGTTTCATACCTTAAACGACGTGGATTTGATGTGGTCTATATTGACGATGCCGTAGAAAATGGCTTAAGGCTTGCCGAAGAGGCTGTAGCCGCCTAA
- a CDS encoding GntR family transcriptional regulator yields MEVLPQARHEQVADWLRNQIKSGVFGPNVQLPSESEICRKFDVSRVTVRHALRTLETEALIFRRQGVGSFVRPNPVKQPLMRVTDFAEDMAAAGMLASSRVLHFGREKSALEISQALQQDPANDLVRLDRIRLGDNRPIACDTTWLPLMYGQFLDQKTLETQTLFQILEEQYGIEVVSGRYQIEAIFTPPTVARHLNIPESNPVLYIRRTVFTHGDKPIYVQDRYYNNQEVAYCMLLERVHSGLAVQEFQPMFKQ; encoded by the coding sequence ATGGAAGTACTCCCCCAAGCCCGACACGAACAAGTGGCTGATTGGCTCCGAAACCAGATTAAAAGCGGTGTCTTTGGCCCAAACGTGCAACTCCCCTCCGAGAGCGAAATCTGCCGTAAGTTTGATGTAAGCCGTGTAACGGTTCGCCATGCACTCCGAACATTAGAGACCGAGGCCCTCATCTTCCGGCGTCAGGGCGTAGGCTCCTTTGTCCGCCCTAACCCTGTTAAACAGCCTTTGATGCGTGTAACCGATTTTGCGGAAGATATGGCCGCTGCCGGAATGCTCGCCTCCAGCCGCGTGCTTCACTTTGGGAGGGAGAAATCTGCTTTAGAAATCTCACAAGCCCTCCAACAAGACCCGGCAAACGACTTGGTTCGCTTAGACCGTATTCGCTTAGGGGATAACCGCCCCATTGCCTGCGATACCACTTGGCTTCCTTTGATGTACGGCCAATTTTTGGATCAGAAAACCCTCGAAACACAGACCCTTTTCCAGATTTTGGAAGAACAATATGGTATAGAAGTGGTATCCGGACGTTACCAGATTGAAGCCATTTTCACACCTCCCACGGTTGCCCGCCACCTCAACATTCCCGAAAGCAATCCCGTGCTCTACATCCGTAGAACCGTTTTTACGCACGGTGACAAACCTATTTATGTACAAGATCGGTATTATAACAACCAAGAAGTGGCCTATTGTATGCTCTTAGAGCGTGTACACAGCGGGCTGGCTGTGCAGGAATTTCAGCCAATGTTCAAACAATAA